The DNA segment CCATCCTCGGATGCGGTCGAAGAGATTTTTTTAGGAGAAGAGGGACTGATTAAACATAGTCAGCCTGGAATGATCTTGATGGATACAAGTACGGTGGCTCCTGAGATGAATCTGAAAGTTGAAAAAGCAGTGAGAAACAAAGGGATTGAATATCTAGCTGCTCCTGTCAGTGGAGGAGTGATTGGAGCTGTAAACCGCACGCTTACCTTCATGGTCGGAGGTTCTGAAGAAACGTATCAGAAAGCTTTGCCAATCATGAACGTATTAGGTGAGAAGATTTTTCATGTCAATGAAAAGATCGATAGTGGCACAGCTACGAAGCTGATCAACAATTTACTCATCGGGTTCTATACCGCTGGTGTAAGCGAAGCGCTTAATTTAGCAAAGCAGAGCAATATAGATTTGGAAAATTTATATGAAATCTTGAATGTCAGTTATGCGAAAAGCCGGATATTTGAACGCAACTATAAAAGCTTTATCGCCAATGATGACTATGAACCTGGTTTCTCTTTAAAACTATTGAGGAAAGATTTAGGGTTTGCTTTAGACTTGGCTGAAAAACATCACTTAGATTTACCGATTAGTAAGAACTTGTTTGATATGTACGAAGAGGCGGAGGAAAGTGGCCTTGGGGAGAAAGACATGTCCGTGGTTTTCCAAAAGCTTAGCGAGCAGTCTACATCTAAATTATAGGAAAAAGGGGAGAAGCACATATGATTACGACGAACGTAGAAAAAATGAAGAATCATATTGATGGACAGTGGGTGGCGTCTACAGGAGAAGAAATGGAAGAAATTCCGAATCCAGCAACCGGTAAGGTGGTTGCGTATGTTCCGTTATCAACAGAACAAGATGTCAAACTCGCCGTAGAAGCGGCTCATAGGGCATTCCCTTCTTGGTCAAAAGTACCTGTTCCGCAAAGATCCCGTTACTTATTTGAATACCTTCAGTTATTAAACGAACATAAAGAAGAACTTGCTCAAATTATTACCATGGAGAGTGGAAAAACGTTACAGGACGCTCGCGGGGAGGTTCAACGCGGAATTGAAGTGGTCGAGCTTGCCACATCTACTCCAAATTTAATGATGGGAGATGCACTTCCTAGTATTGCCGAGGGCATTGATGGTTCCATTTGGCGCTATCCACTTGGAGTGGTTGCGGGTATTACACCGTTTAACTTCCCAATGATGGTTCCGCTATGGATGTTCCCCCTTGCGATTGCTTGCGGGAATACATTTGTCTTCAAAGCGTCGGAGCGCACGCCTATTTTAGCCGGGAAGTTAGTGGATCTTTTTTATCAAGCAGGTTTTCCAAAAGGTGTGTTGAATCTAGTACATGGTGGAAAAGAAGTGGTCAATAGTGTCCTTGACCATCCTGACATTGAGGCGGTTTCTTTTGTCGGCTCAGAACCAGTGGCCAAGCATGTCTACCAAACAGGAACAGCGAATGGAAAACGAGTTCAAGCTCTTGCAGGAGCTAAAAACCACGCACTTGTCATGTCGGATTGTCAAATGGAGAAAACTGTTCAGGGGGTTATTGGGGCTGCCTTTGGAAGTAGTGGTGAACGCTGTATGGCATGTTCCGTGGTAGCCGTCGTGGATGATATCGCTGATGAATTCATCGAGACCTTGGTCTCAGAAACTCGGAAACTAAAAGTGGGAGCGGGAACTTCGGAGGAAAACTTCGTCGGACCTTTGATCCGTGATGCCCACAAAGAGAGAGTACTAGGATATATTAATCAAGGAGTCGAAGAAGGGGCTGCCTTGATGGTCGATGGTCGAAATGTAGAAGTCGATGAAAATGGATATTACGTAGGCGCGACGGTTTTC comes from the Halobacillus shinanisalinarum genome and includes:
- a CDS encoding NAD(P)-dependent oxidoreductase translates to MKKIGFIGLGNMGLPMSKNLLAANFIVYGLDLNKKAEEALQEFGGLTGVSISEMTGVCDVIITSLPSSDAVEEIFLGEEGLIKHSQPGMILMDTSTVAPEMNLKVEKAVRNKGIEYLAAPVSGGVIGAVNRTLTFMVGGSEETYQKALPIMNVLGEKIFHVNEKIDSGTATKLINNLLIGFYTAGVSEALNLAKQSNIDLENLYEILNVSYAKSRIFERNYKSFIANDDYEPGFSLKLLRKDLGFALDLAEKHHLDLPISKNLFDMYEEAEESGLGEKDMSVVFQKLSEQSTSKL